The DNA sequence CGCTTTCGGATCATCCACCATACCAGCCCGTACCGGATTCATCTCAATATAGGCCGCCATGGTTCGCAAAGCCACCCCGTCCTCAACAAGCACGCTCTTGAACCGACGATCCCACAACGTCCCATATCGGCCATGATGCCGATTATACCAGCACGAAAACCGCTGTTTAACCTGCTTCATAAATTCGCTGATATCATGCATTCGTACCAGATAACGTAGTTTATCACCCTTCACCAGGTCAACCAGACCCGCTCGCTCCCATTCCGCCCAGCGTACCCGGATTTCATCCATTTCCTCTTCCGTATACAGGCATGCTAACCTTCGCATCAACTCTTCATCCGTCATCGACCGTACGGCATTACGTTCCGGCTCTTCCAACAATAAATGAATATGATTGGTCATCACCGCATAGGTTAGCACATGTACGCCGGTAAACCCTTCCACTCGCCGGATGAGCTGGCGCATGTGTTCTTTTTCTTCTGTACCCAATATCATTTCACGCCCCACAATCCGTGACATGCAGTGGTAATAGGCAAGGTGATCTCGTTTGATTCGTTTCTGTCTCATGCATGGAACAACACCACAGTTGCAGGGAAAATGCAATATATATATCTAAGAAAAGGATGGCGATATAAATACACTTAATGTCTGCTGGTGGTTTATTTCAGCGAAATCAAGGTTGTGCGAGCGGAAGAAGGACGGTGAAGGTGGTGCCATTGCCTTGTTCTGTCGTAAAACGGATCTGGCCTCCATGTTTCTTTATAATCGCGTAGCATATGGCTAAGCCCTGTCCCGTTCCTTTTCCCACTTCTTTGGTTGTGTAGAATGGGTCAAAGATATGCTGCTGGTGTTTTTCGGGGATTCCGCAGCCGGTATCGGAGATGGTCACTTGTACCTGATTCATTTCACATGAGGTTGAAATGGTTATGCGCCCTTTTAGATCACTGTTCTTATATTTCTCCTCTATGGTATGAGCGGCATTTACGATTAGATTCAGCAGCACTTGATTGATATCACCGGCACAGCACATGATGTGGGGCAGGTCGGGATCCAGATCAGTCGAAGCATCCGCACAGTATTTCCATTCATTTTTCGCAATGATTAACGTGGTATGTATGGCCTGATTCATGTCCATCGCAGATTTTTGCCCCTGATCGTTATGGGCAAAACATTTCATCGCTTTGACGATATCTGTGATGCGGGTGGTTCCTTCTAATGATTCTCGAATGGCGTCGTTGGACTCCCTGATCAAATCGGTATAATCATTTGTTTCATCCAGCGCAGACAGCTGTTGTTTCCAT is a window from the Spartobacteria bacterium genome containing:
- a CDS encoding PAS domain S-box protein, whose product is MFEGVLRADLQGNIVLANKAAAELFGYDSAQEMYGLNMDDLYAEPETRKLDKQELQRKGKLHNLNFPFRRKDGTTGWSLCNIKFFTDEENQILGTEGLLRDISELKNMEQKLALAQKLESIGQLASGIAHEINTPMQYIVSNLTFLQDNIPALQKLIAAVHAIFDDGATWNTWKQQLSALDETNDYTDLIRESNDAIRESLEGTTRITDIVKAMKCFAHNDQGQKSAMDMNQAIHTTLIIAKNEWKYCADASTDLDPDLPHIMCCAGDINQVLLNLIVNAAHTIEEKYKNSDLKGRITISTSCEMNQVQVTISDTGCGIPEKHQQHIFDPFYTTKEVGKGTGQGLAICYAIIKKHGGQIRFTTEQGNGTTFTVLLPLAQP
- a CDS encoding transposase, whose translation is MRQKRIKRDHLAYYHCMSRIVGREMILGTEEKEHMRQLIRRVEGFTGVHVLTYAVMTNHIHLLLEEPERNAVRSMTDEELMRRLACLYTEEEMDEIRVRWAEWERAGLVDLVKGDKLRYLVRMHDISEFMKQVKQRFSCWYNRHHGRYGTLWDRRFKSVLVEDGVALRTMAAYIEMNPVRAGMVDDPKA